CGGCTCCGGATGCCGGTGAAGGGACTCTATAAATGCGTCAATACTATTGCGGAATGTCATTCAGGAACGGATGCGCTTCAGGCTTCTTCCACGTCATGGGACTCCACCACATCGTTGATCCACCACTGGAGATGGTCGGACAGGCTGTCCTCGGCGAACACGTCCCGCCCTTCCTCGGAATAGTCCAGCACCTTGCGCTGTACGATGGCTTTCAGCATGGCGATATCGTCCTCGTATATCTCCCCCAGGTTATCGAATTCCTCCTTCTGTTCCCGGCGTTCCTCGTCAGAGAGCTGGTTCTGCTGCTGGATATCTTCAGCCATTTGTTGAGTGGTGTAACCGATAGCCAGATGGTACAACACCCAGAAAATCGTTTCAAAGCCCGATGCATCGGTATACGGCCGGACCTCCTCCCAGAGATCGTTCCGGTAATCAACGATCGTATACTCAATTTCGCCGGTCACCACCGCTTCCGGCCGAAAGTCCCACTCCATATCTCACCCCTTCTTCAGAACGCGCTCATATAAAAACTGCCCCGACGCATCGGGGCAGTTTTACAGATTCATCGCTGGGATACGTTATTCCATTCCCAGCTGTTTTCGCCCTTCCTGGCTGATCATCTGGGGATTCCAGCGCGGTTCCCAAACGATGTCCACGTGGGCGTCATTCACCTCGTCCAGTGCTTCCACCGCGTCGGTCACCTGCTGATCGATCATATCGCTCATGGGGCAGCCCTGGGCAGTCAGCGTCATGGTGATTTCCACGTTGGAATCGTCATCAATGTCCACGTTGTAGACCAGTCCCAGGTCAACGATGTTCACCGGAATTTCCGGATCGTAGCACTCATGGAGCGCATCCATTACTTTTTCTTTGATTTCTGCGGTTGCAGTTACCATATATCCTCCGTTATTGCTTTCTCAAGAATCAAAATCGTTCTAATCTGTGCTCTCCTTACCAGTGTCAGCGCCGGATGTTTCATCCTCTATTACGCTTCCCATCAGAATCCGACAACCTCTTGTCAAGCAAGTTATAATAATGTAATACATCCCGATATTCAAATGCATCCTTAAATGTAGAGCTGTCCGGCACAATGAATACGGCGGCGGAACCGATGGTTTCCTTCCGGAGACCGTATTCGCCCTGTCGGTCGAAAAAGTATCGGTAGGTGGCAGTCCCTTCAAAACAGATGAGTTCCAGTGAGAATTCAAACGCCAGGCGGATAAGCCTTCCCGTGGCAAAATCCATCGGCTTCAGGTCATCCGGATCGTCCACAGCTTTTGTCTTGGCCA
This Candidatus Neomarinimicrobiota bacterium DNA region includes the following protein-coding sequences:
- a CDS encoding metal-sulfur cluster assembly factor — its product is MVTATAEIKEKVMDALHECYDPEIPVNIVDLGLVYNVDIDDDSNVEITMTLTAQGCPMSDMIDQQVTDAVEALDEVNDAHVDIVWEPRWNPQMISQEGRKQLGME